One window of Leptospira wolbachii serovar Codice str. CDC genomic DNA carries:
- a CDS encoding oxidoreductase, producing the protein MTSYPNLLSPLSLGFTTLRNRTIMGSMHTGLEEAPNGYERMAAFYGERAKGGVALIVTGGIAPNEAGRVSRGGGVMDTEEEAKHHRVVTEAVHKEGGKIALQILHTGRYGYHDKIVGASNLRAPINMFKPHPLTEEEILQTIEDFARCSELAKLAGYDGVEIMGSEGYLINQFIAKRTNNRTDDWGGSFENRIKFPIEIIKAVRKRVGTDFIIIYRLSMLDLVEDGGNIDEVLILAKEIEKAGATIINTGIGWHEARIPTIAMMVPRAAFTWVTAKVKGHVNIPLVTSNRINTPDIAESVLAAGDADLVSMARPFLADSFFVNKAAAGKAEEINTCIACNQACLDHIFQGKICSCLVNPRACHETDLIIEKTTKPKKVAVVGAGPGGMSCSTTLAERGHSVTLFDAQGELGGQLNIARRIPGKEEFKETIRYFGEMVKKHGVQLKLNTYVSAEELIKQGFDEVVLATGVTPRTPEIPGIDGANVLSYVDVVLKGKPVGKRAVVMGAGGIGYDVSLLLTDAGHSFTKENYLKEWGINQEITKNGGLGTKDTPRSDREVTMLKRSNSKFGATLGKTTGWIHKTTLEDRKVTQISGVIYKAIEADGIVIEVKGETKKIPCDTVVVCAGQDPNRSLLEPLQKANIPVHLIGGADLASELDAKRAIDQGTRLAVTI; encoded by the coding sequence ATGACATCTTATCCAAATCTTTTGTCCCCTTTATCTCTCGGATTCACCACGTTAAGAAATAGAACCATTATGGGCTCCATGCATACCGGCTTAGAGGAAGCCCCCAATGGATATGAACGAATGGCTGCTTTTTATGGAGAAAGAGCAAAAGGCGGAGTGGCATTGATTGTGACTGGTGGAATTGCCCCAAACGAAGCGGGTCGTGTATCTCGAGGTGGTGGGGTTATGGATACCGAAGAGGAAGCCAAACACCACCGTGTAGTCACGGAAGCTGTACACAAAGAAGGTGGAAAAATCGCCTTGCAGATCCTCCACACAGGTCGGTATGGATACCACGATAAAATTGTGGGGGCATCGAATCTAAGAGCTCCGATTAATATGTTCAAACCTCATCCTCTCACTGAAGAGGAAATTTTACAAACCATCGAAGATTTTGCACGCTGTTCCGAATTAGCAAAGTTAGCTGGTTATGATGGTGTGGAGATTATGGGTAGTGAAGGTTATCTTATCAACCAATTCATTGCCAAACGAACTAATAACCGAACCGATGATTGGGGCGGGAGTTTTGAAAACCGAATCAAGTTTCCGATTGAAATCATAAAAGCAGTTCGCAAACGAGTGGGGACTGATTTTATCATCATCTATCGTTTGTCCATGTTAGATCTTGTGGAAGATGGTGGAAATATTGACGAAGTTCTTATCTTAGCCAAAGAAATTGAAAAAGCAGGAGCTACCATCATCAATACTGGAATTGGTTGGCACGAAGCAAGGATTCCTACCATTGCGATGATGGTTCCGAGAGCTGCGTTTACTTGGGTCACTGCCAAAGTCAAAGGCCACGTAAACATTCCTCTTGTGACATCGAATCGAATCAATACTCCTGATATTGCTGAGTCAGTTCTTGCCGCGGGAGATGCAGATTTAGTTTCTATGGCAAGACCCTTCCTTGCAGATTCTTTTTTTGTCAATAAAGCTGCTGCAGGAAAAGCAGAGGAGATCAATACTTGTATTGCTTGTAACCAGGCTTGTTTAGACCATATCTTTCAAGGAAAGATATGCAGTTGTTTGGTGAATCCAAGAGCGTGCCATGAAACAGATTTAATCATAGAGAAAACAACAAAACCAAAAAAAGTAGCCGTTGTTGGTGCAGGTCCTGGCGGGATGTCTTGTTCCACAACTCTTGCAGAACGCGGACATTCGGTAACTTTGTTTGATGCCCAGGGGGAACTCGGAGGTCAATTGAACATTGCACGTCGCATTCCTGGCAAAGAAGAATTTAAAGAAACCATTCGTTACTTTGGAGAAATGGTTAAAAAACATGGAGTCCAGTTAAAACTGAACACTTATGTGTCTGCGGAAGAACTCATCAAACAAGGGTTTGATGAGGTTGTATTGGCGACAGGTGTCACACCAAGAACTCCAGAGATTCCAGGAATAGATGGAGCAAACGTTCTTAGTTATGTGGATGTTGTCCTCAAAGGTAAACCAGTGGGTAAACGAGCAGTGGTTATGGGTGCTGGTGGAATTGGTTACGATGTAAGTCTACTCTTGACGGATGCAGGCCATTCCTTTACGAAGGAAAATTATCTAAAAGAGTGGGGAATTAACCAAGAGATCACAAAAAATGGTGGCTTAGGAACTAAAGACACTCCGCGTTCGGACAGAGAAGTGACGATGCTCAAACGTTCTAATAGCAAATTTGGTGCTACCCTTGGTAAAACAACAGGTTGGATTCATAAAACTACATTAGAGGATCGTAAAGTAACACAAATTTCCGGTGTAATATACAAAGCCATCGAAGCCGATGGAATTGTGATCGAAGTGAAGGGAGAAACAAAAAAAATTCCATGCGATACTGTAGTAGTATGTGCTGGCCAAGATCCTAACCGTTCACTACTCGAACCATTGCAAAAAGCCAATATTCCTGTACATTTGATTGGTGGTGCAGATTTAGCATCCGAACTGGATGCCAAAAGGGCCATTGACCAAGGAACGAGGTTAGCAGTTACCATCTAG